In Altererythrobacter aquiaggeris, the genomic stretch CCCTGCCTTTATGACGCTGCGGCCAAGGCTGCACTGGGGGGTGACCCGGTCGAGATCGCCACGATGCGGGCAGAATTGTCGCCAGCACAAACCGCTCTGCTCGATCAGGCCGGGGCGCTTTTGTCTGCGTCGACCGCCGCTTTGGCGCAGTCGGTACGCGATGTGTCGGGCGGGACGGCAGAAATATTGCTGCTGGCATTCACGCCGACGATCCTTGACCCCGCCACGCCTGAATTCAAACGGGCGAATTTGCCGGTCGGCTGGGCATATCCCGCTTTCGACCGGCTGCAACTGGAAGATTATGACTGGCTGACGTCGGGCGCAGAGGCGAAGCGGCGCAATGCCTATAAAGAAGTCGCGGCGCGTCTCGCCTATCCCGCAGAGCGTCAGGATTATCTGTCCGGTTTTGTGCTCGATCCTGCTGACGCCGGACAATTCTGGCCCCTGATCGACACGGCCTTCGACGAGGCAAAACAGCGCGGGATCAGCCAGCTTTATGTCTGGGCCATCCCGCAAGTAGCGCGCGACGGATACACCCGCCTTCCCGATGAACAGGAGAGTGAATTGCAACCCTTCGACAATATCCCGTACCCCTTGTCGCTTGGCCGCGATGCGAGCGTCAGCCCCGAGTTTTCGACATCTGTCGCGGTTACCGCCTCGGGCCATGAGAGGCGCAATTCGCTGTGGTCCGATGCCAGACTGCAATTCGATGTCGGGACCGGAATCCGCTCTGAGGACGAGCTGGGGGTTTTGATCAGCTTCTTCAGGGCCCGGCGCGGCGCGGCGCGCGGATTTCTCCTTCGCGATCCTTTCGATCACAGTTCCAACGCGATGAACGGCGCACCGGCGGCGGGCGATCAAACTATCGGTATCGGCGACGGGCTGACTGCAAGCTATCAGCTGGTTAAACGGTACGGCGATGGGGCCGAAGCGCAAATCCGGCCGATAACAAGGCCGCAAGCAGGCACGATCTCGGTCAATGTCGGCGGCACCGCGACCGCATCCTGGACAGTGGCAAGCGGCGGCATGATTGTTTTTGATGAAGCGCCCGAAGCGGGAGCACCGATCACAGCAGGTTATCTGTTCGATGTGCCGGTACGCTTCGCGCAAGACCGGCTCGACGTATCCGGACTGGCGTTTACAGCAGGCGAAGCCCCCTCTGTGCCGCTTGTCGAAATCCGCGAGGCGGTATGAGCCGGATTTTCTTCCGCGAAGAACTGGAAGGTGTCGCTACGTTCTGGCAAATATTCCGGCGCGACGGCGTGACGCTGGGGTTTGTCAGTCACGACCGCGACCTCTATTTCGGCGGGATACCGCACCGCGCGGCTCCAGGAATACTGCCATCCGCAATCCGCCTGACCGCGGATCTTGGTCCGGATAGCGCCGAAATTCGCGGAGCGCTGGCGCATGACAGTATCTCTTCGGCGGATCTGGCGACGGGGCGGTATGATGGCGCATTGGTCAGGGCAGGTGCCGTGGACTGGGAGACGCTGGAAAACGCCGTTCTCTACAATGGTTCGATCGGCAATGTTTCCGAAGACGGCGGCAGTTTTTCCGCTGAATTGAAATCGGCAAAAGCGGCTCTGGATGTCGATCTGGTCCCCCGCACCAGCCCAACGTGCCGCGCAGAATTTTGCGGACCCGGCTGCAATCTGTCAGCCGCCAGATACACGACGATTGTGGAAGCCGTTTCGGTTACGCCGGAACTTGGGCAAATCCGACTAACGACTGGGTTAGTGCAAGGTTTTGACGGCGGGGTCATCCGCTGGCTTGGCGGTCCGCATTCAGGTTCGCAGTGGGATATAGTCGGTACCGCCGCGGGGGCGCTGGTCGTAAACGAAAGCCAGATCGCGGATATCGAGCCTGGCACACGGGCGAGAATCCTCGAAGGTTGCGATCACACACTTGCAACCTGCGGCGGAAGGTTTGGTAATTCGGTGAATTTTCAGGGCGAACCCTATCTTCCCGGAAATGACAGGCTGGCCCGTTACCCGGCGCCGAAGTGACCGGCGATACCGGACGCGCTATTGCGCGCGCGGCCTATGGTCTGGTCGGTAGTCCGTTCCGTTTGCACGGGCGCGACCCGGCGACCGGGATCGACTGCGCCGGATTGGTGCTGGTGGCGCTGGAAAGAGGCGCAGGCATTCGGATCGAATTGGCCGGCTACGGTCTTCGCAATTCCAGTATCGATGCCTGTGTCCACAGCGCCGGTTTCCCCGGGCTAACCTTCGCCCAAGGTCCGCCGCAGGCGGGCGATATCGTGTTGGTCAAACCCGGGCCCGCCCAATGGCACCTGCTTGTCGCCAGTGGGAATGGCGGTTTCATCCATGCCCATGCCGGCCTGCGAAAAGTGGTGCGGGTGCAAGGTCCGCTCCCGTGGCGAACGCAAATGCAATGGCGCATCATAACCTAAGGAACACAGCGCATGGCAACTCTCGTGCTAACCGCAGTCGGTTCGTTGATTGCCGGCCCGATTGGCGGATCGATCGGCGCCATTATCGGCAAGTCGGTCGATAATTCGATCTTTGGACCGGGCAGCCGTGAAGGCCCCCGGCTCAAGGAGTTGGCAGTCAGCACATCAAGCTACGGCCAGCCATTGCCGCGACATTTCGGCACGATGCGGTCTGCCGGTTCGATAATCTGGGCAAC encodes the following:
- a CDS encoding DUF2460 domain-containing protein codes for the protein MAFWLADRRSGQDSSWMQRFDPRFWTVNFPRPMMASVVTTAADALKAECEFHHAGELAGLIWDSEDTLDHPLLAYATDRDYARAVLQFHWRSEGLIPLDRPNGPTLTIEGRDAQGQPRSWYVRLWNYAAGTPEDARIVLPFSALESGYTLPGESVYPSAIDRMFISLVPPGYIPGSTQPVPQRANGWAELSEIECTGDRPLLALGDVLVPPHDIQMATAYDDGFNQTPARLVRSLQGLGYRGRVLHYVGMSHFFRLGANLEVLADGTLCAPAADWHRSFFAECAASRLDPVISLSYELFAAHCPADWQQRAFDAEPARTGWVPPSALLSPANNDAMAWLQKVAAKFVTLAEAAGCPVLFQIGEPWWWLMPDGRPCLYDAAAKAALGGDPVEIATMRAELSPAQTALLDQAGALLSASTAALAQSVRDVSGGTAEILLLAFTPTILDPATPEFKRANLPVGWAYPAFDRLQLEDYDWLTSGAEAKRRNAYKEVAARLAYPAERQDYLSGFVLDPADAGQFWPLIDTAFDEAKQRGISQLYVWAIPQVARDGYTRLPDEQESELQPFDNIPYPLSLGRDASVSPEFSTSVAVTASGHERRNSLWSDARLQFDVGTGIRSEDELGVLISFFRARRGAARGFLLRDPFDHSSNAMNGAPAAGDQTIGIGDGLTASYQLVKRYGDGAEAQIRPITRPQAGTISVNVGGTATASWTVASGGMIVFDEAPEAGAPITAGYLFDVPVRFAQDRLDVSGLAFTAGEAPSVPLVEIREAV
- a CDS encoding DUF2163 domain-containing protein, producing MSRIFFREELEGVATFWQIFRRDGVTLGFVSHDRDLYFGGIPHRAAPGILPSAIRLTADLGPDSAEIRGALAHDSISSADLATGRYDGALVRAGAVDWETLENAVLYNGSIGNVSEDGGSFSAELKSAKAALDVDLVPRTSPTCRAEFCGPGCNLSAARYTTIVEAVSVTPELGQIRLTTGLVQGFDGGVIRWLGGPHSGSQWDIVGTAAGALVVNESQIADIEPGTRARILEGCDHTLATCGGRFGNSVNFQGEPYLPGNDRLARYPAPK
- a CDS encoding NlpC/P60 family protein is translated as MTGDTGRAIARAAYGLVGSPFRLHGRDPATGIDCAGLVLVALERGAGIRIELAGYGLRNSSIDACVHSAGFPGLTFAQGPPQAGDIVLVKPGPAQWHLLVASGNGGFIHAHAGLRKVVRVQGPLPWRTQMQWRIIT